The DNA window CCAAAGATTAAAAAAAGAAGTTCCTTCGCTCAAGATTCCCCATATTTATTCTCAGATATCTGCTCTCAACGAATCGGTTGTTGTGGGAGATAGCATTTTAGGCTTTAGCATTGATAAATATATGGGAGAAGATTATCCTTTATATAAACGTTTCTTTTACGATTATCAAAGAAAGAGCATGAAGCCGGAGAGAATTTTGCCGGACTGTTTCAATTTTTATCTGTTAAGTGAATATCCTTATCCAGAAGATAGAGGTCGTTTAATAGACAGAATGCTTCACAGAGGTAAATTGGAATATATTGTTTCTGAAATTCTTAATTATAAAACTTTTGGAGAAGAGCTAGGTTATACCAAAGAAGAAGAAGAGTGGTGTGAATATAACCGGTTTAAGATATGGGAGTACATGATGCAGAACGGACACCTTTATAGTACGGATCCAATGGTTCAGCGTAAATACTTGAAACCGGCACCTAATACAGCGTTTTTTGGCGATCAGTCTCCAATGATGGTTGGCGTTTGGATGGGAATGCAGATTGTAGAATCTTACATGAAAAATCATAAAGAGGCTACCATAAAGGATTTATTGGAAATGACCGACTACTCCAAAATGCTTGCTGGAGCAAGATTTAACCCGTAATATAAAATAATAATGGAAGTTGCATTATATCTTTTGCCCGTTACTTTGGGTGAAACACCTATTGAGTCAGTATTACCACCTTATAATAAAGAAATAATTCTTCAGATAAAGCATTTTATTGTCGAAGATATACGTTCTGCTCGTCGTTTTCTTAAGAAAGTAGATAAAGAGATTGATATTGATACTCTAACTTTCTATCCTTTGAACAAGCATACATCTGCTGAAGAAATTTCAGGTTATCTGAAACCATTAATTGCCGGTTCCCCAATGGGAGTGATATCCGAAGCCGGATGTCCTGCTGTTGCCGATCCCGGAGCTGATGTTGTGGCTATGGCTCAGCGAAAGAATCTTAAAGTTGTTCCATTAGTTGGTCCATCATCAATTATCCTTTCTGTAATGGCTTCTGGTTTCAACGGACAAAGTTTTGCTTTTCATGGCTATTTACCAATTGATCCTTCTGAAAGAGTGAAGACTATAAAACATCTGGAATCGCGTATCTATTCAGAGAATCAAACGCAGTTGTTTATTGAAACTCCATATAGAAATAACAAGATGGCAGAAGATATATTACACAATTGCCGTCCTCAGACTAAGTTATGTATCGCAGCAGATATTACATGCGAAGGAGAATTCATAAAAACGAAAACAGTAAAAGAGTGGCAGGGAAAACTTCCTGATCTGACAAAGATTCCTTGTATATTCTTGTTGTATAAATAAGTAAGATACCTGGTATTTAATTTATTTTCTTGTATTCTTCGCTTATGAGTGCGGCTTCTTTTAATTGGTCGTACTCTTTTTCAAAACATTCTCCGAAGAAGTTTTTATCAAGGTTTGTTTCAATTTGCTGGAAAGTCCATAATTTTCCATCTCTGAATTTGGGAGAACAAAGCAATTTATCATTCTCAATGTAAAGAATGTATAGATAAATAAGACGATTGGTCTCTTCTGTTTTAAACCGATATTTAATGCTGAATCTATGTTCCAGTTTATCTTCATTAGGAAAAACTCTTCTCATAGTACGATTCAATCCCTCTTCCAGGCTTTCTTCGTATCGTAAGTAGCTTTCCATGGGAAGATCAATCTTATCAGGATTGAAATTGGCATTTTCAGATCTTCTGCTAAGAAATAATAGTCCGTTAGATATAACAGCAATTCGGATAACCGGATTGATATACATGTTCTTATAATAATGTTTTTCGAAACTATATTTCTTGTCTACAACTTCACCTTTTTCGTTTAATATAGGAATCTTTTCAATTTTTGATGATAAAGAAAGAAGAAGTGTAAGACCTATCTGACTAATAATGATTGCAATGAAAAGAATTGCAGGAGGTAGTATATGAAGCAGAATTAAATCTGTTATTTTTCCTAACGGTGATGCAAAGATTATAATCAGAGATGTTATAATGAAATGAGGAATACATAAAACTTGTATCACTCTGGAATAGATTGCTCCGGAATCAATGCTATACATTAAGTCTTTATCATAATGAGAACTGTTTTTCTTAAGAAACAATTTCTTTATTTTTCTTTTTTCGTAAAGTATAACAGAAGCAATAATTATTATTCCAATCTCAATATAAAAAGGTAACATCCCTTGAGGTATGTTCAGCGAGGGTGCAAAAGTAGATGTACCCATAAACAGAAGCAATAATGTGGACGCTGATAAGAGTAAAAGACTGCCTCCCCGTCCTATTAAGAAGTATACAAGTAGTGAAAAAAACAATCCTACAGCGGTACTAACGTAGATAGCCGTTGAAGCTGAAATAAATTCACTAAGAATCATGCATAATATGATAGGCAACACTCCAATAGTCCCATTAATAATAAGTAATTTGGACGTGTTTTTAATATAATTTCTTATCATATACTTCCTTCTATTATATATTCAAGAACAAATATTCTGTATAATAGGTTCTTATATTTTATGTTTGTTAATTAAATGTTTTTCCGCATGATAAGAAGAACGAACCAGTGGGGCACTTTCTACTTGTTTGAATCCTTTTTTTAGTCCGGTTTCTTTATAAATATCAAATTGTTTGGGAGTTATATATGCTTCAACAGGAAAGTGTTTATGTGATGGTTGCAGGTATTGTCCAATGGTTAGTATCTGGCAGCCGTTCTCTAATAAATCGTCCATAAGCTCTTCTACTTCTGAGGACGATTCTCCCAGACCAACCATAATACCAGATTTTGCAACAAGGCCACTTTTGGAGATCTGATTAATAACTTTTAGACTGGTTTCATAATTGGCTGCACTGCGAACGGTAGGGCTAATGCGTCGAACCGTTTCCATATTGTGAGAAATAATATCCGGTTTTGCGGCGATAATCATTTCAATAAGGTCGGTTCTTCCTTGAAAATCGGGAATCAGAACTTCTGTTGTAGTTTCTGGATTGAGAAGTTTTATCTGGTAAAGAGTATTTGCCCAGTGCGAAGCGCCTAAGTCGGGAAGGTCATCCCGGTCTACTGAAGTGATTACGGCATGAGAGAGTTTCATTAATCTGATAGATTCTGCTACATGCAACGGCTCATCGCTGTTTAAAGGGTGAGGTTTTCCTGTAAGAGTATTACAAAACTTACAGGAGCGGGTGCAGATTTCTCCGCAAATCATAAAGGTTGCAGTTCCTTTACCCCAGCATTCACCCATATTCGGGCAACGTCCGCTACTACAAATAGTATGTAGTTTATGAGACTCTACAATACGTTTTGTATCTGTATAGCGCTCGTTGCTCCCAATATTTATTTTAAGCCAATCCGGCTTTCTTACTCTTTCCATTTGTGTTGTGTTTTTAATAGTATTTGTTTACGGTATGTTGCTTACAGATTATTCTTGAAGAATTCTGTAATGCGAGTAAACAAGTGGTAACGGGTATTTCCTCCGTATATGCTATGATTGCGATTAGTGTAAACCTGCATATCAAATTGTTTGTTAGATTGTACTAACTGTTCACTATATTCGGCGGTATTCTGGAAATGAACATTGTCATCAGCCATACCGTGTACAATCAAAAGCTTTCCGCTAAGATTTCCAGCACGTGTAAATGCTGAGGAGGCTGCATAGCCATCTGCATTTTCCTGTGGAGTTCTCATGAAACGTTCAGTGTAAACAGAGTCATAGAATTTCCAGTCGGTTACCGGTGCAACTGCTACTCCGGCTTTAAATACATTGCTGCCTTCGCTCATGCTCATAATAGTCATGTATCCACCAAAGCTCCATCCCCAGATTCCAATTCTTCCGTTATCAACATAGGATTGTTTATTGAAGTACTTGGCAGTTTCTACCTGATCCTGTGCCTCTTTAACTCCTAAGTTCATATATGTACATTTAGTAAACTCTTCGCCACGTCCACCTGTGCCTCGTCCGTCAACACAAGCTACGATATATCCTTGAGTAGCCATGTAAGCTTCCCATCCTAATCCGCTTCTTATTCCACCCAGGCTCCAGCGATCAGCCACTTCTTGAGTGCCAGGTCCACTGTATTGGTAAAGAATTACAGGAAATTTTTTAGACTCAGAGAAGTCGGCTGGCTTAATCATCCATCCGTTTAACTGAACCCCAGCAGAAGTTGTGAAAGAGAAAAATTCCTTTTTAGGCAAAACCATCTTGCTGATCTCTTCTTTCAGCTTACTGTTGCTGATAAGTACACCAAGTTCTTTTCCTTTATTATCATTTAGAGTTACCGTCGATGGAGTAGTCAGGTTTGAGAAGGTATTAATAAAGTATTTCATTGTTCTTCCAAAGATGGCATTGTTTGTACCTTCCTTTTCAGTGAGTTTATCTTTTCTTCCCTTTGCATCTATTGCATACACAGCTTTGCGTAGAGGATTGCCTTCGTTACTTTCATAATAGAAAGTATTGTTTGCAGGATCCCAACCGTGGTACTTGCTCACTTCAAAGTTACCCTTAGTTACTTGTTTTATCAGATTTCCTCCGATAGAATACCAGTAAAGGTGACTATATCCATCTTTCTCACTCAGAAGGCTGAAGTTGTTATCATAGAAAACAATATTATCAAAGTTGTTTTCATTAATGTAGTATTTACTTTCGTCTCTTAGAATTAACTTAGCAACTCCTGAACGAGGATTCACGAAGTACATGTCAAACTGGTTTTGTGTACGGTTCAGCGTCATAACTGCCAGTTTACTTGCATCTTTAGTAAAACGTATACGTGGAATATAATCATCCTTCTTGATAGGAATATTTAATTTTCTGATCACCTTTGATTTGATATCAAAAGAGTGTACGGTTACAGTAGAGTTAGTTTGTCCCGATTTTGGGTATTTATAAGAATAGCTTCCGGGATAATATTCGTTCTCTTTGTTAGTAGGATATTGTCCGGCATACAACGGAAAAGAATAAGAAGACACAGCTGTTTCGTCAAAGCGAACAAAAGTAATCATTAAGTTATCGGGCGAGAATTCCAGTGCGCGGTTATACTCAAACTCCTCTTCATATACCCAGTCGGGAGCGCCATTGATAATTTTTCCAAATGCCCCATCGGTGGTTACTTGTGATTCGCTGTTGCCATAGAGGAACTTCACCAGGAAGATATTATTGTTTCTTACGAAAGCCACCATGTTTCCATCAGGAGAAAAAGTAGGAACCTGTTGAGGACCTCCGTCCGAAAGTTTCTCTACTAGATTACGTTTAATAGTGTACACATAGTGAACAGCAGTAAACGAGCGGCGGTAGATCGGTTTTGTTTCTGTCTGAATCAGGATTTTAGTTTCATCAGGAGACAGCTGATAGCCATCGAAGGTTTTGAATGTACACTCACGTGCTGTTGAAACATCAAATAGCGTTTCTACTTCTTTGCCTGTCTTGAATGAATATTTTACAATGCGCTTTCTGTCATTACTTATCATCGTGTAATGTTCTCCATCGGCCATCGGCACAAGTTCGCCTAACCTTTCGCCATTGTATTTGCCTGTTACAGCATCTTTTAATGTTAATACTTTGCTATCCTGGGCATAGATTGCCAATGAGAGAGCACAAAATATCAATAGTAAATTAATTTTTTTCATGTTGCAATACATCTGATTATCTGTTATACCCCACAAAAGTAAACAATTTAATCGATTCTGTACATAAGCATTTCTTAAAAGTTATTTTTATATAATCAAGATGAAGAACTCTCCACGGATAGTAAGCATACTTTTCTTTTTCAGCACTATTTTTTTTGATTACTATATGTGTTTCTTAAAAAAATAATCTCATCCCTCACTCCTGTAATGCTAAAGATTTGATTGTTAGGTTGTATGCTATGGATTTGATAATCTCATCCCTCACTCATCCCTCACTGAGTGAAATCTAAATCAGTAGTTATTAGATAGTTAATGAAGTGGTGGATAAAGACAAAAAAAACTTATCCCTCACTATTTGGGGCCATCTCTCACTTTTTCGTTTAAAAAATAGCTGTTTTGTAGCTATTATATGTCCCGTTATGTTTCCGGAATTCTAATAAGAAGAAAACAAAAGAACATCCTGAGATATTATATATTTCTTGTACAAAACAATGCATTCTTCTGTACAAAAGAATTAATTGTTTTGTACAGAAGAATGCATTCTTTTGTACAAGATAATATGAATTGCTGGTTTATAATTAAAAAATGAACGCGGAAGATGAATTAAGATGAAAGGATAAAATGGAAATTAAACCTTAGAGAGCAATTATTATTGTAAATGAAGAAATCGCGAACCTTATTTAAATAAAATACTTAACTTTGCGATTAAATAAAAAACAGAACGAATTATATGCCTGCTTATAACGACTTTTCTACCTTTCTAAGAAAGTATTTTGAATGCAAAGTTCAGAAGATTTCTCTTAACGCCGGATTTACTTGTCCAAACAGAGACGGAGTAAAAGGTAAAGGAGGCTGTACTTATTGTAATAACCAGACTTTTAATCCGGAATATTGCAAAACGGAAAAAACAGTAAAAGAGCAGTTGGAAG is part of the uncultured Bacteroides sp. genome and encodes:
- the lipA gene encoding lipoyl synthase, translating into MKNTTQMERVRKPDWLKINIGSNERYTDTKRIVESHKLHTICSSGRCPNMGECWGKGTATFMICGEICTRSCKFCNTLTGKPHPLNSDEPLHVAESIRLMKLSHAVITSVDRDDLPDLGASHWANTLYQIKLLNPETTTEVLIPDFQGRTDLIEMIIAAKPDIISHNMETVRRISPTVRSAANYETSLKVINQISKSGLVAKSGIMVGLGESSSEVEELMDDLLENGCQILTIGQYLQPSHKHFPVEAYITPKQFDIYKETGLKKGFKQVESAPLVRSSYHAEKHLINKHKI
- a CDS encoding SAM-dependent methyltransferase, which gives rise to MEVALYLLPVTLGETPIESVLPPYNKEIILQIKHFIVEDIRSARRFLKKVDKEIDIDTLTFYPLNKHTSAEEISGYLKPLIAGSPMGVISEAGCPAVADPGADVVAMAQRKNLKVVPLVGPSSIILSVMASGFNGQSFAFHGYLPIDPSERVKTIKHLESRIYSENQTQLFIETPYRNNKMAEDILHNCRPQTKLCIAADITCEGEFIKTKTVKEWQGKLPDLTKIPCIFLLYK
- a CDS encoding S9 family peptidase codes for the protein MKKINLLLIFCALSLAIYAQDSKVLTLKDAVTGKYNGERLGELVPMADGEHYTMISNDRKRIVKYSFKTGKEVETLFDVSTARECTFKTFDGYQLSPDETKILIQTETKPIYRRSFTAVHYVYTIKRNLVEKLSDGGPQQVPTFSPDGNMVAFVRNNNIFLVKFLYGNSESQVTTDGAFGKIINGAPDWVYEEEFEYNRALEFSPDNLMITFVRFDETAVSSYSFPLYAGQYPTNKENEYYPGSYSYKYPKSGQTNSTVTVHSFDIKSKVIRKLNIPIKKDDYIPRIRFTKDASKLAVMTLNRTQNQFDMYFVNPRSGVAKLILRDESKYYINENNFDNIVFYDNNFSLLSEKDGYSHLYWYSIGGNLIKQVTKGNFEVSKYHGWDPANNTFYYESNEGNPLRKAVYAIDAKGRKDKLTEKEGTNNAIFGRTMKYFINTFSNLTTPSTVTLNDNKGKELGVLISNSKLKEEISKMVLPKKEFFSFTTSAGVQLNGWMIKPADFSESKKFPVILYQYSGPGTQEVADRWSLGGIRSGLGWEAYMATQGYIVACVDGRGTGGRGEEFTKCTYMNLGVKEAQDQVETAKYFNKQSYVDNGRIGIWGWSFGGYMTIMSMSEGSNVFKAGVAVAPVTDWKFYDSVYTERFMRTPQENADGYAASSAFTRAGNLSGKLLIVHGMADDNVHFQNTAEYSEQLVQSNKQFDMQVYTNRNHSIYGGNTRYHLFTRITEFFKNNL
- a CDS encoding gliding motility lipoprotein GldB, with protein sequence MRKFLFFFLVCLVFFSCKFVADKKDSDAVDERIEIARYDKLLNEYVEFNSFSALQKMNTEYLLATKYLIEDVLRLGQVNDDKINEKLKVFYSDSTLRKLTADALAKYSNMSWLEKKFTKGFQRLKKEVPSLKIPHIYSQISALNESVVVGDSILGFSIDKYMGEDYPLYKRFFYDYQRKSMKPERILPDCFNFYLLSEYPYPEDRGRLIDRMLHRGKLEYIVSEILNYKTFGEELGYTKEEEEWCEYNRFKIWEYMMQNGHLYSTDPMVQRKYLKPAPNTAFFGDQSPMMVGVWMGMQIVESYMKNHKEATIKDLLEMTDYSKMLAGARFNP